From a region of the Myroides sp. JBRI-B21084 genome:
- the pckA gene encoding phosphoenolpyruvate carboxykinase (ATP), whose product MEVSKAISLDKYGIQNVSEVIYNPSYDELFKAETDQNLEGFERGQVSELGAVNVMTGDFTGRSPKDKYIVKDAVTENTIWWTSDKAKNDNKPISQDTWEALKQNAAAQLSGKKLYVIDAFCGANEDTRLKVRFIMEVAWQAHFVKNMFIRPTEAELDNFGEPDFVVINASKTSFTDYKAHNLNSEVYVAFNLTEKMQLIGGTWYGGEMKKGMFSMMNYYLPLQGIASMHCSANKGKEGDVAVFFGLSGTGKTTLSTDPKRELIGDDEHGWDNDGVFNFEGGCYAKTIDLSKEHEPEIFAAIKRDALLENVTLDANGVIDFKDGSVTQNTRVSYPIDHIENIVKPVSKAGHAKKVIFLTADAFGVMPPVSKLTPEQTKYYFLSGFTAKLAGTERGVTQPEPTFSACFGKAFLSLHPTKYGEELVKKMEEHQATAYMVNTGWNGTGKRISIKDTRAIIDRILDGSIENAETSIVPIFNLAVPTALEGVDTNILDPRNTYTDAAEWQTKATDLAKLFVENFVQYTDNEEGKSLVAAGPQL is encoded by the coding sequence ATGGAAGTTTCAAAGGCAATCTCTTTGGATAAATATGGGATACAAAATGTAAGTGAAGTAATTTACAATCCTTCGTATGATGAATTATTTAAAGCAGAAACAGATCAAAATTTAGAAGGTTTTGAACGCGGGCAAGTTTCAGAACTTGGTGCTGTAAATGTAATGACAGGAGATTTTACAGGACGTTCTCCTAAAGATAAATATATAGTTAAAGACGCTGTTACAGAAAATACTATTTGGTGGACATCTGACAAAGCGAAAAACGATAATAAACCAATTTCACAAGATACTTGGGAAGCGTTAAAGCAAAATGCTGCAGCTCAGTTATCTGGAAAAAAATTATATGTAATTGATGCTTTTTGTGGCGCAAACGAAGATACGCGTTTAAAAGTGCGTTTTATTATGGAGGTGGCTTGGCAAGCACATTTTGTGAAAAATATGTTTATACGCCCTACCGAAGCAGAATTAGATAACTTTGGTGAACCAGATTTTGTGGTGATTAACGCATCAAAAACATCTTTTACAGATTATAAAGCACATAACTTAAATTCAGAAGTTTACGTTGCTTTTAATTTAACTGAAAAAATGCAATTAATTGGCGGTACATGGTACGGCGGTGAAATGAAAAAGGGAATGTTTTCAATGATGAACTACTACTTGCCATTACAAGGAATTGCATCAATGCACTGTTCTGCAAACAAAGGTAAAGAAGGTGATGTTGCTGTTTTCTTTGGTTTGTCGGGTACAGGAAAAACAACTTTATCTACCGATCCTAAACGCGAATTAATTGGCGATGATGAACACGGTTGGGATAACGATGGTGTGTTTAACTTTGAAGGTGGATGTTATGCTAAAACTATTGATTTAAGCAAAGAACACGAACCAGAAATTTTTGCAGCTATTAAACGCGATGCTTTATTAGAAAACGTTACATTAGATGCAAATGGTGTAATTGATTTTAAAGACGGTTCGGTTACACAAAACACACGTGTTTCTTACCCAATTGATCATATTGAAAACATTGTAAAACCGGTTTCAAAAGCAGGTCATGCTAAAAAAGTAATCTTTTTAACTGCCGATGCTTTTGGTGTAATGCCACCCGTTTCTAAATTAACACCCGAACAAACTAAATACTACTTTTTATCTGGCTTTACAGCAAAATTAGCAGGTACAGAACGCGGAGTAACTCAGCCTGAACCTACTTTTTCTGCATGTTTTGGAAAAGCGTTTTTAAGCTTGCACCCAACAAAATACGGAGAAGAGTTAGTTAAAAAAATGGAAGAGCACCAAGCAACTGCCTATATGGTAAATACAGGTTGGAATGGTACTGGTAAACGTATTTCTATTAAAGATACACGCGCAATTATCGATAGAATTTTAGATGGTTCTATTGAAAACGCAGAAACAAGTATTGTTCCAATATTTAATTTAGCAGTTCCAACAGCTTTAGAAGGTGTAGATACTAATATTTTAGATCCTCGTAACACCTACACAGATGCTGCAGAATGGCAAACAAAAGCTACAGATTTAGCAAAATTATTTGTAGAAAACTTTGTACAATATACCGATAATGAAGAAGGAAAATCATTAGTTGCAGCAGGTCCGCAATTATAA
- a CDS encoding S-adenosylmethionine decarboxylase family protein: protein MPNYNPGLHKLLTLQVAANELLTSTQKFIDFAKQTIQNFNLEIVGISHHTFDQGGYTVAICLKESHICIHTWPEFKQLTLDIYLCNYLNDNSQKVEDLGAVFKDFFKAEVLNETNVRR from the coding sequence ATGCCAAACTACAATCCGGGTTTACACAAATTATTAACGCTGCAAGTAGCTGCGAACGAACTGTTAACCTCAACTCAAAAATTTATCGATTTTGCTAAACAAACTATTCAAAATTTTAATTTAGAAATAGTAGGTATATCACACCATACTTTTGACCAAGGGGGGTATACAGTAGCAATTTGTTTAAAAGAATCGCACATTTGCATACATACGTGGCCCGAATTTAAACAACTTACGTTAGATATTTATTTGTGTAATTATTTAAACGATAATTCGCAAAAAGTAGAAGATTTAGGTGCTGTTTTTAAAGATTTTTTTAAAGCCGAAGTTCTTAACGAAACCAATGTACGTCGCTAA
- a CDS encoding DUF4178 domain-containing protein, protein MKTTYQCSDCLNTTELAYTKLKPQTFVCPDCCSVSFINESTTEYAGKLNGKFKNVYAELNESIVYKGKTYYIVGICTKTEKGSYVDWNEYILSDYDGNLIFLAHGSDFNSFLEEVELTPAMQEQLKVGGTINYKTSGYDFDFAQYAQTVAAKGIFFNKIFEESYNRTFQNTYYDTKFLSVEKYKDVTEVFHGEYLNKTSFRKLFVKEREVLYNNNSVLKNLALFFALISLVMGLLHFILNYNNIDSFTYKNSIVKSNTTVSQFISSPFKVVGNDKKVKLSFISEVQNDNVTLDVSLVNEKTNATYVTETFKHFANIQNHASGNEITFCGVGQGTYHLAFHYSAPTNMLATNYDVDYTVKIGGVSNAWLYIAVILTFLVGYLYYTSIVNRNHINNVINFNDLLRYNNHEIFKYAIGVIVVYMLGNFLFISNYTCNSSKVNTELENASYTGNRTHFVSRTYSSGASHK, encoded by the coding sequence ATGAAAACTACTTATCAATGCAGTGATTGTTTAAATACAACCGAATTAGCATATACTAAACTAAAACCCCAAACATTTGTTTGTCCCGATTGTTGCAGCGTATCTTTTATTAATGAAAGTACAACCGAATATGCAGGTAAATTAAACGGAAAATTTAAAAACGTTTATGCTGAGCTTAACGAAAGTATTGTTTATAAAGGGAAGACCTACTATATAGTTGGTATTTGTACCAAAACCGAAAAAGGAAGTTATGTAGATTGGAACGAATATATTTTAAGCGATTACGACGGAAATTTAATTTTTTTAGCACACGGTAGTGATTTTAATTCTTTTTTGGAAGAAGTGGAGCTAACACCTGCTATGCAAGAACAATTAAAAGTTGGCGGAACCATTAATTACAAAACATCGGGTTACGATTTTGATTTTGCGCAATACGCCCAAACTGTCGCTGCAAAAGGGATATTCTTTAATAAAATTTTTGAAGAATCGTACAACCGTACTTTTCAAAATACATATTACGATACTAAATTTTTATCGGTAGAAAAATACAAAGATGTTACCGAAGTTTTTCATGGCGAATATTTAAACAAAACCAGTTTTAGAAAATTATTTGTAAAAGAACGCGAAGTGTTGTATAATAACAACAGTGTGCTTAAAAATTTAGCGTTGTTTTTTGCATTAATTTCATTAGTAATGGGCTTGCTTCATTTTATTTTAAATTATAATAATATTGATAGTTTTACTTATAAAAACAGCATTGTAAAATCAAACACAACAGTTTCACAGTTTATAAGTAGCCCTTTTAAAGTTGTTGGAAACGATAAAAAAGTGAAGTTGTCTTTTATTTCCGAAGTACAAAACGATAATGTTACATTAGATGTTTCGCTAGTGAATGAAAAAACCAATGCCACTTACGTAACCGAAACTTTTAAGCATTTTGCAAACATACAAAACCACGCTTCGGGTAACGAAATTACTTTTTGCGGTGTTGGTCAAGGAACATATCACTTAGCGTTTCATTACAGCGCGCCTACAAATATGTTAGCCACAAATTATGATGTGGACTATACAGTGAAAATAGGCGGTGTAAGCAATGCATGGCTTTATATAGCAGTAATTTTAACTTTTTTGGTTGGTTATTTGTACTATACAAGTATTGTTAACCGTAACCATATTAACAACGTTATAAATTTTAATGATTTGTTGCGTTATAATAATCACGAAATTTTTAAATATGCAATTGGTGTTATTGTAGTTTACATGCTAGGTAACTTTTTGTTTATATCTAATTATACATGTAATTCTTCAAAAGTTAATACCGAATTAGAAAACGCCTCGTATACAGGTAACAGAACACATTTTGTATCACGTACATATTCATCGGGAGCTTCCCATAAATAA
- a CDS encoding DUF350 domain-containing protein, with protein MQQILNGITNSVIYSIVGIVILLIAYLIVEKLTPENSWKEIVQNKNIALAIVFAAFIIGIALIISASLHG; from the coding sequence ATGCAACAAATTTTAAACGGAATAACAAACTCGGTAATCTATTCAATAGTAGGAATCGTAATTTTATTAATTGCGTACTTAATTGTAGAAAAATTAACGCCCGAAAATTCATGGAAAGAAATAGTTCAAAATAAAAACATAGCACTTGCTATTGTTTTTGCAGCATTTATTATAGGTATTGCCTTAATTATAAGTGCGTCTTTACATGGATAA
- a CDS encoding polyamine aminopropyltransferase, translating to MDKNKRFQLFLLVSVFIVSTCGLIYELVAGALASYLLGDSVKQFSFIIGTYLFSMGVGSFLAKYIKRNLIDRFIEIELLIGIIGGLSSVILFVLFQKISHFQFILYFFVFLTGCLSGMEIPILMNILKNRVTFRELVSDVFTFDYIGALIASVLFPTLLIPYLGVMGTSLVFGIVNILVAITLCVFLRNEIFNLRALQVKAGFCLVVLITTFAYSNKLLQYTESNLYQNNIIYKHSTPYQRIILTESNGNYQLFLNNNLQFNTKDEYRYHEVLVHPAMAAAKSVSKVLVLGGGDGLAVREVLKYKDVKKVTLVDLDAGMTNLFKTNEILTKHNKNSLNNSKVTVYNADAFIWLQQNKEKYDVVIIDFPDPSNYSLGKLYTTYFYKTLHNSLTANSVVTVQTTSPYYAPKSYWCVHETIASVYPNVLGYHTYVPSFGEWGFALFSPNNLVRLEKVNRKLNQLKFYNYNLKQYTIFSEDMKAEKVEVNRLDNQSLVRYFDEEWSKI from the coding sequence ATGGATAAAAACAAAAGGTTTCAGCTTTTTTTACTTGTTTCGGTATTCATTGTATCAACCTGTGGCTTAATTTACGAATTAGTAGCCGGTGCATTGGCAAGTTATTTATTAGGCGATTCTGTTAAACAATTTTCATTTATTATTGGCACCTATTTGTTTTCTATGGGTGTTGGATCTTTTTTAGCCAAATACATAAAAAGAAATTTAATAGATCGATTTATAGAAATTGAACTTTTAATTGGGATTATTGGCGGATTAAGCTCGGTAATTTTATTTGTGCTTTTTCAAAAAATATCTCATTTTCAGTTCATACTGTATTTTTTTGTTTTTTTAACGGGATGTTTATCAGGTATGGAAATTCCTATACTTATGAACATTTTAAAAAACCGTGTAACCTTTCGTGAACTGGTTTCAGATGTTTTTACGTTTGATTATATAGGCGCATTAATAGCATCGGTTTTGTTTCCAACCCTTCTAATTCCGTATTTAGGCGTAATGGGTACGTCGTTAGTGTTTGGTATTGTTAATATTTTAGTAGCTATAACCTTATGTGTTTTTTTACGAAACGAAATTTTTAACCTGCGTGCCTTGCAAGTTAAAGCAGGTTTTTGCTTGGTTGTATTAATTACAACTTTTGCATACTCTAACAAACTATTGCAATATACCGAAAGTAATTTGTATCAAAACAATATTATTTACAAACACAGTACACCTTATCAACGTATTATTTTAACCGAAAGCAACGGCAACTATCAATTGTTTTTAAATAACAATTTACAGTTTAATACAAAAGATGAATACCGATACCACGAAGTATTGGTACATCCGGCAATGGCTGCAGCAAAATCGGTTTCAAAAGTATTGGTTTTAGGTGGCGGCGATGGTTTAGCTGTACGCGAAGTTTTAAAATATAAAGATGTTAAAAAAGTTACTTTAGTAGATTTAGACGCAGGAATGACCAATTTGTTTAAAACAAACGAAATTCTTACAAAGCATAATAAAAATTCATTAAATAACTCTAAAGTTACTGTTTATAACGCCGATGCTTTTATTTGGTTGCAACAAAATAAAGAAAAATACGATGTAGTTATTATCGATTTTCCAGATCCTTCAAATTATAGTTTAGGTAAACTGTACACCACTTATTTTTATAAAACATTACACAACAGTTTAACTGCCAATAGTGTGGTTACGGTACAAACAACTTCGCCTTATTATGCGCCTAAATCGTACTGGTGTGTACATGAAACCATAGCATCAGTGTATCCCAACGTGTTAGGGTACCACACCTATGTACCGTCGTTTGGGGAATGGGGGTTTGCACTATTTTCACCCAATAATTTGGTTCGATTAGAAAAAGTAAATCGCAAATTAAATCAACTTAAATTTTACAATTACAATTTAAAACAATACACTATTTTTTCTGAAGATATGAAAGCAGAAAAAGTAGAAGTTAATCGTTTAGATAACCAATCGTTAGTAAGGTATTTTGATGAAGAATGGAGCAAAATTTAA
- a CDS encoding NAD(P)-binding protein, which translates to MKNGAKFNGNRRQFFKTTLFAIAALPFIQSCEKTVVKLIFKITGTNHILGHKLRTNDFPKPTETIHEDILIIGGGISGLSAARWLTKNNVTNFKLIELEDDLGGNSLGKQNAVSEYPVAAHYLPLPNLTNKDLLDFLYESNVITHFSDNGSPVYNESYLCFSPQERLFIHNYWQDGLVPTYGITKEATEAFESFEKKMQFYKSAVGTDGAFAFDIPLNASSTDKEFTQLDTFTFKEWLIKNELNNETLFVYLNYCCKDDYGIGIDKVSAWAGIHYFCSRKNSNHNVLTWPEGNHFLSKKFNPYVKNKVQKNSLVYSVKIKNKQAVVCVYNSISKKSTQIIAKKIILATPQFVNAYLLENRSKLTTKFQYAPWITATLTVKKFPVGEGASLSWDNVIHNGFGLGYIYNQHQTLNQYHPPFSITYYAALCANDLKTERRNLLTNSDYYWRNIVLNDLEKAHYGISNEVLEMEIHKKGHGMISPFPNFIFSEEIKTAAHPINQTIYFAHSDLSGISIFEEAFYQGIKAAKQLLHDSTLDT; encoded by the coding sequence ATGAAGAATGGAGCAAAATTTAACGGCAATCGCAGGCAATTCTTTAAAACCACTTTATTCGCAATTGCTGCGCTTCCGTTTATTCAATCGTGTGAAAAAACAGTTGTAAAATTAATTTTTAAAATTACAGGTACTAATCATATTTTAGGACATAAATTACGCACGAACGATTTCCCTAAACCAACCGAAACCATTCACGAAGATATTTTAATAATTGGTGGAGGTATTTCGGGCTTGTCGGCCGCACGTTGGTTAACCAAAAATAATGTTACAAATTTTAAATTAATAGAATTAGAAGATGATTTAGGAGGAAATTCGTTAGGTAAACAAAACGCTGTAAGTGAATATCCAGTGGCAGCACATTATTTGCCATTACCAAACCTAACTAATAAAGATTTGCTTGATTTTTTGTATGAAAGTAACGTGATTACTCATTTTTCTGATAATGGATCACCTGTTTACAACGAATCGTATCTTTGTTTTTCGCCTCAAGAACGTTTGTTTATTCATAATTATTGGCAAGATGGGTTGGTGCCTACTTATGGAATCACTAAAGAAGCAACCGAAGCCTTTGAATCATTCGAAAAAAAAATGCAATTTTATAAAAGTGCTGTTGGTACCGACGGAGCTTTTGCTTTTGATATCCCTTTAAATGCCTCTTCAACCGATAAAGAGTTTACTCAATTAGATACATTTACGTTTAAAGAATGGTTAATTAAAAATGAATTAAATAACGAAACCCTTTTTGTGTACTTAAATTATTGTTGTAAAGACGATTATGGTATTGGTATAGATAAAGTTTCGGCATGGGCTGGTATTCATTATTTTTGTTCAAGAAAAAACAGCAACCATAACGTATTAACGTGGCCTGAGGGCAACCACTTTTTATCTAAAAAGTTTAATCCTTATGTAAAAAATAAGGTTCAAAAAAACAGTTTGGTTTATAGCGTAAAAATTAAAAACAAACAAGCCGTAGTTTGTGTTTACAATAGTATTTCTAAAAAATCTACTCAAATCATAGCTAAAAAAATAATACTTGCTACACCGCAATTTGTAAATGCTTATTTGTTAGAAAACAGAAGTAAACTTACCACAAAGTTTCAATACGCACCATGGATAACAGCCACATTAACAGTTAAAAAGTTTCCGGTGGGCGAGGGGGCATCGCTTTCGTGGGATAATGTAATTCACAACGGTTTTGGATTAGGGTATATTTACAACCAGCATCAAACCTTAAATCAGTACCATCCGCCTTTTTCAATAACATATTACGCAGCGTTATGTGCAAACGATTTAAAAACAGAACGTAGAAATTTGTTAACAAATAGTGATTATTATTGGAGAAATATTGTTTTAAACGATTTAGAAAAAGCGCATTATGGCATATCAAACGAAGTTTTAGAAATGGAAATTCACAAAAAGGGACATGGAATGATTAGTCCTTTTCCTAATTTTATTTTTTCAGAAGAAATTAAAACTGCCGCGCACCCAATCAATCAAACCATTTACTTTGCGCATTCAGATTTAAGTGGTATTTCAATTTTTGAAGAAGCATTTTATCAAGGAATTAAAGCAGCTAAACAATTGTTACATGACTCAACCTTGGATACATAA
- a CDS encoding YceI family protein, giving the protein MKKILLLMVATMFSVATFAQTKYSVDTYHSFLNFSVGHMGISFVDGRMDKYQGTLELTNEDITTAKFNFTIDANSVNTGIDARDKHLRSADFFETEKYNDIKFVSTAVKKEGKNYKLHGNLTIKNVTKPVVFDLVYGGLLKDDGRGNQKVGFQAKTTIDRTAFNINYDPTGMGVAKDVTFNVNLEFTKAK; this is encoded by the coding sequence ATGAAAAAGATATTACTTTTAATGGTTGCAACAATGTTTTCGGTTGCAACATTTGCCCAAACAAAGTATAGTGTTGATACTTACCATTCGTTTTTAAACTTTTCTGTAGGTCATATGGGTATTTCTTTTGTTGATGGTAGAATGGATAAATACCAAGGTACTTTAGAGTTGACAAATGAAGATATTACTACAGCTAAGTTTAATTTTACAATTGATGCAAATTCTGTAAATACTGGTATCGACGCACGTGATAAACATTTACGTTCAGCTGATTTTTTTGAAACTGAAAAATACAACGATATTAAATTTGTATCAACAGCAGTTAAAAAAGAGGGTAAAAATTATAAATTACATGGAAATTTAACCATTAAAAATGTAACAAAGCCTGTTGTTTTTGATTTAGTTTATGGCGGATTGTTAAAAGACGACGGTAGAGGTAATCAAAAAGTAGGTTTTCAGGCAAAAACAACTATTGATAGAACTGCTTTTAATATTAACTACGATCCAACAGGTATGGGTGTAGCAAAGGATGTTACTTTCAATGTTAATTTAGAATTCACGAAAGCTAAATAA
- the der gene encoding ribosome biogenesis GTPase Der, with amino-acid sequence MSNIVAIVGRPNVGKSTFFNRLIQRREAIVDSVSGVTRDRNYGKSEWNGKEFSVIDTGGYIKGSDDIFEGEIRKQVELAIDEADAIVFLVDVEEGITPMDEEVSKLLRKITKPVLLVVNKVDNAKREQDAFEFYNLGLGEYITMSGMSGSGTGEVLDKIVEILPELPEVEEVTDELPRFAVVGRPNAGKSSFINALIGEDRFVVTDIAGTTRDAIDTKYNRFGFEFNLVDTAGIRRKAKVKEDLEFYSVMRSVRAIEHADVCILVIDATRGFEGQDQNIFWLAEKNRKGVVILVNKWDLVEKDTMTAKDYEKRIREEIAPFTDVPILFVSALTKQRLLKALEAAVQVYENRKQRIATSKLNETMLPIIEHNPPPAIKGKYIKIKYCMQLPTPVPQFVFFANLPQYIKDPYKRYVENKLREIYNFEGVPIEIYFRQK; translated from the coding sequence ATGAGTAATATTGTAGCAATTGTAGGTAGACCCAACGTAGGAAAGTCAACCTTTTTTAACCGTCTTATTCAAAGACGCGAAGCCATAGTAGATTCGGTTAGTGGTGTTACCAGAGATCGGAATTATGGAAAATCGGAATGGAATGGAAAAGAATTCTCTGTTATTGATACAGGTGGATATATTAAAGGGTCTGACGATATTTTTGAAGGCGAAATCCGCAAGCAAGTTGAGTTAGCTATAGACGAAGCCGATGCTATTGTGTTTTTGGTTGATGTTGAAGAAGGCATTACCCCAATGGATGAAGAAGTTTCTAAATTACTTCGAAAAATTACTAAACCTGTTTTATTAGTAGTTAATAAAGTTGATAACGCAAAACGCGAACAAGACGCTTTTGAGTTTTATAACTTAGGTTTAGGTGAATACATTACCATGTCTGGAATGAGTGGATCAGGAACGGGCGAAGTATTAGATAAAATTGTTGAAATTTTACCTGAATTACCAGAAGTTGAAGAGGTTACTGATGAACTACCTAGATTTGCTGTTGTTGGTAGACCAAACGCTGGCAAATCAAGTTTTATTAACGCTTTAATTGGTGAGGATCGATTTGTGGTAACTGATATAGCAGGTACCACACGTGATGCTATAGATACTAAATACAACCGTTTTGGTTTTGAATTTAACTTAGTTGATACTGCTGGTATCCGCAGAAAAGCAAAAGTTAAAGAAGATTTAGAATTTTACTCGGTAATGCGTTCGGTACGTGCTATTGAACATGCCGATGTTTGTATTTTAGTTATTGATGCAACACGCGGTTTTGAAGGTCAGGATCAAAACATTTTTTGGTTGGCAGAAAAAAACCGTAAAGGAGTAGTGATTTTAGTAAACAAATGGGATTTGGTTGAAAAAGACACCATGACAGCTAAGGATTACGAAAAACGAATTCGTGAAGAAATTGCACCGTTTACCGATGTGCCAATCTTATTTGTATCGGCATTAACAAAACAACGTTTACTAAAAGCTTTAGAAGCTGCTGTACAAGTTTATGAAAACCGTAAACAACGCATTGCTACATCTAAACTTAACGAAACCATGTTACCTATAATTGAACACAATCCACCGCCAGCAATTAAAGGTAAATACATTAAAATTAAGTATTGTATGCAGTTGCCTACACCTGTACCGCAATTTGTATTTTTTGCAAACTTACCGCAATACATTAAAGATCCGTACAAACGCTACGTAGAAAATAAATTACGTGAAATTTATAATTTTGAAGGAGTACCTATTGAAATTTATTTCCGTCAGAAATAA
- the era gene encoding GTPase Era has product MVHKAGFINIIGNPNVGKSTLMNAFIGERLSIITSKAQTTRHRIFGIVNGDDFQMVFSDTPGIIKPAYELQTSMMDFVKSAFEDADILLYMVEVGERELKDEAFFKKITNAKVPVLLLLNKIDKSNQEHLEEQVSLWKEQVPNAEIYPISALNNFNVDTVFNRILELLPQSPPYYPKDALTDKPERFFVNEIIREKILLNYQKEIPYAVEIETEEFKEEEKIIHIKAVIMVERDSQKGIIIGHKGAALKKVGMEARAEMEKFFDKQVHIELFVKVNKDWRNNQYQLRRFGYQQK; this is encoded by the coding sequence ATGGTGCACAAAGCTGGTTTTATAAATATTATTGGAAATCCAAATGTAGGTAAATCAACCTTAATGAATGCTTTTATTGGTGAACGTCTATCAATCATCACTTCAAAAGCACAAACAACACGTCATCGCATTTTTGGAATTGTGAACGGCGATGATTTTCAAATGGTTTTTTCAGATACACCAGGTATCATAAAACCTGCTTATGAATTACAAACATCTATGATGGATTTTGTAAAATCGGCATTTGAAGATGCAGACATTCTTTTATATATGGTTGAAGTGGGTGAACGTGAATTAAAAGACGAAGCTTTTTTTAAAAAAATCACCAATGCTAAAGTTCCAGTTTTGTTACTATTAAACAAAATAGACAAATCAAACCAAGAACATTTAGAAGAACAAGTTTCTTTATGGAAAGAACAAGTGCCTAATGCAGAAATTTATCCAATATCAGCACTTAATAATTTTAATGTAGATACTGTTTTTAACCGTATTTTAGAATTATTACCCCAATCACCACCTTATTACCCTAAAGACGCGTTAACCGATAAACCAGAACGTTTTTTTGTAAATGAAATTATTCGCGAAAAAATTCTTTTAAACTATCAAAAAGAAATTCCTTACGCTGTTGAAATTGAAACTGAAGAGTTTAAAGAAGAAGAAAAAATCATACACATTAAAGCAGTAATAATGGTTGAACGCGATAGTCAAAAAGGCATTATCATTGGGCATAAGGGAGCTGCGTTAAAAAAAGTAGGCATGGAAGCACGTGCCGAAATGGAAAAGTTTTTTGACAAACAAGTACACATTGAACTATTTGTTAAAGTAAATAAAGATTGGCGAAACAATCAATACCAATTACGCCGATTTGGATATCAACAAAAATAA